The Corylus avellana chromosome ca11, CavTom2PMs-1.0 genome contains the following window.
TCAGctattttctcattttcagCCTTTCTCCTCAAAGCATTGTCAAATTGGTCAACAAATTCCTTCAGCGTGCTTCTAGAGTGCacataattatcaaaaaatacaTTCATACTTTCACTTCGTTGTGTAGTTTGCATTCCGGCCCaaaatgtatcttttaaatACGCTGGAACCCAATGAGCCCGCTCACTATATAACCAACACAACCATGCATTATCCTGAAGATTATACCTTTCAAGTATACATTGCCAACTGTTATCAAATTCAACACAAGTTTGAGAGTCGTAGATTGCACTTTGTATGGCACTCTTCAAGCCACATTTGTATTGAGCATGTGATCCTAACTTCTCTGGGAATTTTTTCATAATGTGCCATAAACAAAATCTATGTCGGGCTCTAGGAAAAACTTTTGCAATTGCACTTTTCATAGCCTTATCCTGATCTGTTATTATTGCAAGTGGAGCTTGGCCGTTCATGCATTTCAACCATGtttcaaacaaccaaacaaatgtgGTTGTATCCTCACCTGATAGTAATCCCGCCCCCAAAAGTATTGACTGACCATGATGATTCACTCCCACGAAATGAGCAAATGGCATTTTGTATATATTGGTCAAATACGTCGTGTCAAATGTAACCACATCCccaaaatactcatatgcagCCCTGCTTCGTGCATCAGCCCATAACACATTCCTTAGCCTAGAGTCGTCATCCAAATCCATCACAGCGTAGAAGCCATCATTCATTTCTCGCATTCTAGTAAAGTAGTCATAAAGTACTCCAGCACCTCCTTTGCCAAGCAGAAGATGTCTTGCCTTGTTAATAAAATTCTGACAATCTCTCTCCATGAATGATAGATTCTCATGCCCTCCACCTTCAACAACAAGAGAGTTAAAGTTCTTGCTCACACCTATCTCAGCTATATCGTTTAATTCGAGCCTTCTTTCCACATTATCACCTATCTTCCTATAGCATCGAAAAAATCTTGTTTTATTAGGGTTTAAAGCATGATTATGGTTCACATTAACAGTAGTCAAACACCACGCTCCATCCCTGAACAATGCATTGATCTTGGCCTTGCACCCAATTTTCGTTGTCGGATTTGGCTTGTCAATATTAATTGCATTAGTTTGCTTCTTGCCATAATGAGCACATGTAAGGGTGACGTACTTATGACTCCCGTCTGGATTATTTTTACCTCCTTTAGATGTCACCCCAAACCCCGATTGCTGAGCATACCGCCTATAATATAGTTTTAGTTCTATTTCAGAACTAAACTTCATTCCTACCTCCGGTTCTGCTTCTTTCTTATTGCATTGCACATCATTGTCATCCTTGTCTACCAACTCTAAATCACAGACAACTTCATTTTCATCtagatgacaaaaaaaaaatacagttaCCCAATCAACATATCGGAACAAGAATGGAATCACAACATTCACTAAACGACAATCAACAACTAATGAGTAACATTTACTATGAGAAAGAAACTCAATGATATTAATAAAAGAGTGTAAAGACTAACTAACCAATTTGAGGGACAACTTCGAGGAATGGCTCGTCATCATTTGGAATCTATGTAAGCAGAGAATTGTTAGGTTCATAACAACCCCATTGCCAACTTTTAACACGTAATATATTCTCTCCTTTAGAAgcagagaaatgctacacttatcaaattttttccctaaaattggTTCCCaagtgatgtgtcaccatctcattaGATGGTCACACATTTTCCACAATAATAGATCTCATGGAATGTTAAAACATCATTTGGGAAAGGAATTTTATGGAGAAATTTTAGTAAGTGTAACATTTTCATTAGAAACAACATATAAATACTTTACATTGAAAATAGGGATGTGGAACGATTATTAAATTGGGGGGGTGGGGGAAACCTCTAACATTAATACCTGCATCAATTGCTCAGTCATTACAGATTCAGATCCCATCACAAGTGGTAATGAGGCAGGAGGTACTGAGGTTTCACCAATAGCCCCAACAGTGTGACTTTGTGCATTGGCTCCTGCAGAAGTTATAGTGGGTACAAAATCATCACAACCAAGAAGGGATGAAAATATAGATGGTCACACATAAGCAAGAATCGTTTGGGTTGGAACTGAAAAATATACCATTTGCAACCATATGGTGAAACCTTATTTTCTTACTTCCATAAGAATCCTACATTGATTGGCACGTTTTCATAAGACAACAAATAAAGAACAACATATCAATAGAGCAATGTAAAGCTAAtgctataaataaatatttcgaTCATTAGGGCATATGCATACATAAAACACCAAATTGATCAATTGAGAAACCAAACCCTATTGATGCATGATATAATGTACCTGTTTCTCATTATTCTTTTCAATTGCATCTAATGTACCCTCATTACCACTATTAACAAGAGGGGAAGAGAAACAATGTGAAGCACCGTCATTGCCTGTGCTTTCAGAAGTTCCCATGGATTTTTTAGTACAAACTTGATCATTTCCATAGGGGCCCTTCCCTTCCAACTCTACATTGACAGGTGGGTTTGGAGTCTACAGAAGATATAGTAACAAACTTAGataacaaattcataaacttCCCAATATTTATAAGCAGCAGCGATGTGCTTAATCGTGTCACACGTGCAGCACGAGTTTgcattgtaatatatatataagtgactAGGATTACCGTGGTCATATTAGGATGAGTATAAACTCCCCATGGAGGCAATAAAACAGGGTATGGAACTAGCATCTCATATGGTGGAATCAACAGATGTTGAAACATCaccaacaagaaagaaaataagaaccTTATATCCTGTACATAATGTATGCATCTACATGATCTAAAGCATAGCTATAATTTACCTGGCTTCTTGATAGATAGGGGTGGGGAGTTGTAGAAGCAACTGTTGAGGGAAAAAATGGGGGCTGCATAGCTCCAGGACAATAATAAGCATAATCAAGAAATACTGAGTATCCAAAACTAATCcatataaataatgaaaaaaattcataatcataataatttttttggttctttaaaaaaaaaactaaactaaacataTTCTTATCACAAACCTGCATGGAGCTCGACCAATCAAAATAATGCGTTGTTGGTATTtcctgaaaaaataaatgagaataatttaaaacacctggaaaaaaaaaatgtaaaagaatatAATTAGGGTGTTAAGAAAAAGACAAGGATACCTGAGCTGAAGA
Protein-coding sequences here:
- the LOC132165848 gene encoding protein FAR1-RELATED SEQUENCE 6-like, with product MGIGEESKPPNPSKPTSSAQEIPTTHYFDWSSSMQPPFFPSTVASTTPHPYLSRSQTPNPPVNVELEGKGPYGNDQVCTKKSMGTSESTGNDGASHCFSSPLVNSGNEGTLDAIEKNNEKQDSYGSKKIRFHHMVANGANAQSHTVGAIGETSVPPASLPLVMGSESVMTEQLMQIPNDDEPFLEVVPQIDENEVVCDLELVDKDDNDVQCNKKEAEPEVGMKFSSEIELKLYYRRYAQQSGFGVTSKGGKNNPDGSHKYVTLTCAHYGKKQTNAINIDKPNPTTKIGCKAKINALFRDGAWCLTTVNVNHNHALNPNKTRFFRCYRKIGDNVERRLELNDIAEIGVSKNFNSLVVEGGGHENLSFMERDCQNFINKARHLLLGKGGAGVLYDYFTRMREMNDGFYAVMDLDDDSRLRNVLWADARSRAAYEYFGDVVTFDTTYLTNIYKMPFAHFVGVNHHGQSILLGAGLLSGEDTTTFVWLFETWLKCMNGQAPLAIITDQDKAMKSAIAKVFPRARHRFCLWHIMKKFPEKLGSHAQYKCGLKSAIQSAIYDSQTCVEFDNSWQCILERYNLQDNAWLCWLYSERAHWVPAYLKDTFWAGMQTTQRSESMNVFFDNYVHSRSTLKEFVDQFDNALRRKAENEKIADFNSFNAIIPCISHFSIEKKFQELYTNAKFKEVRKEFSCLMYCNCSLIKSEGAISTYEVSDEVTIDDYTKERNFCVYFNGDESEVKCICGLFECSGILCRHALAVLTLKKVKSLPTKYFLDRWRKDLKRTYTLVESSYNAFSCNPDAQRYDCLLKKCSELATLTSTSEDHYMDVMCCIDMLLAKYKCSRYEPSPPSHDIPCASSKSNEAIDGVVVKSTKVLSPIAVKCKGKAPFKRMVSTVEKVVTQTKKKHQSHNNANQKGRKNQVCQGIQERELNTNEAPLASITDTQYDRIIGTQETALSKDTSFNLFE